The nucleotide sequence AAATAAGCAGAATTTTGTTTTCTACCAAACCATGCTTAATGCCGTTGGGAACAATAGTATGAACTTGGAATACGAAAAAATAAAAGACAACCTTGCTTTTGTAAATCATATGAAAAACATTAGCCTTTATGCAGATATAAAAAATGATAAATTTACTAAACCATCGAATGAAATAAACGAGAAACTGGCTGTAGCACAGTTAGAGTTAGCGGAAGAAATGTTTAAAACATATTCACTTAGTGGCTTTCATATTAAAGGTGGTATTAAAAAGTCTTTGGATAATGAAGATGCTAGGAAAAACAGGACACTATTAAAGGAAGCGGGCTTAATCAAATAATAATGCAAAGCTTGTATCACTGAATGCTTTTGTATTTCTATGTATAGTAAAGGTTAAAAGCAACAATTAAAGTATTACTGACGATTAGCTTTTTTAAGTTTGATATTTTGATAAATTATATGGGGGAATTTTATATGTTAATAAAGTTTTTTAGACCAGAACATGAGAAGTGGGTTTGGCTGCTACATTCGTTGCCCCAGCAATCGTTATCATATTAATGATGATTGGAAAGACGTCGTTAAACGCTTGGTGTACAATGCAGTCTGAGTCAATGGAAAGTGCTGAATAATTTAAGGAGTATTGCTGTCAGATTCATATAGAAGAAAAAGGACCACTGATCGGTCCTTTTGGGAGTGTAATATTAACTGTGTAAGTAAGAATGCGTACGATTCTTGCTCACACAGTTTTTTTATTTGGTAAAATGAATATATATCTAAAGGAGTGATTTCGATGGGGAAAATCAAAAGAGATCCAAACTCCGTAGAATTAGCAGAAAAAATCATTGAGCAATACCAACCCAAGTCAGTAGAAGACATGCAAAATGCCCTAAAGGAAATATTTGGGCCCATGTTTGAATCCATGTTAAAGGGTGAAATGAATCATCATTTAGGCTATGAGTCTAATGATAAGAATCAAAAAGACACAACAAACAGGCGTAACGGGTACGGCAAGAAAACACTGAAAACAACGGCTGGAGAAGTAGATATTGCGGTGCCACGGGACCGAGATGGTTCGTACGAACCACAACTCATACCAAAGCGTAAAAAAGACGTCTCCGCTATAGAAGATAAGGTGATTTCTATGTACGCCAAAGGTATGTCTCAACGGGATATTTCCTCCACCATTGAAGATATTTATGGCTTCT is from Radiobacillus kanasensis and encodes:
- a CDS encoding AbiV family abortive infection protein, producing the protein MTALSFQKLEEAYNLVYENTKELLVDSRLLLENERYARSYALAQMAHEELAKLPIIYQEATRSYFKETHDWKSFYKRLRNHGAKNKQNFVFYQTMLNAVGNNSMNLEYEKIKDNLAFVNHMKNISLYADIKNDKFTKPSNEINEKLAVAQLELAEEMFKTYSLSGFHIKGGIKKSLDNEDARKNRTLLKEAGLIK